One Eubalaena glacialis isolate mEubGla1 chromosome 11, mEubGla1.1.hap2.+ XY, whole genome shotgun sequence DNA segment encodes these proteins:
- the FGF6 gene encoding fibroblast growth factor 6, producing MALGQRLVITMSRGAGRLPGTLRALIFLGVLVGMVVPSPAGSRANSTLLASRGWGTLLSRSRAGLAGEIAGVNWESGYLVGIKRQRRLYCNVGIGFHLQVPPDGRISGTHEENPYSLLEISTVERGVVSLFGVKSALFVAMNSKGRLYTTPSFQEECKFRETLLPNNYNAYESDLYRGTYIALSKYGRVKRGSKVSPIMTVTHFLPRM from the exons ATGGCCCTGGGACAGAGGCTGGTCATCACTATGTCCCGGGGAGCAGGACGTCTGCCGGGCACGCTACGGGCTCTCATCTTCCTCGGCGTCCTCGTGGGCATGGTGGTGCCCTCTCCCGCGGGCTCCCGCGCCAACAGCACGCTGCTGgcttccaggggctggggcaccCTGCTGTCCAGGTCTCGGGCTGGGCTGGCTGGAGAGATTGCTGGCGTGAACTGGGAAAGCGGCTATTTGGTGGGGATCAAGCGGCAGCGGAGGCTCTACTGCAACGTGGGCATCGGCTTCCACCTCCAGGTGCCCCCCGACGGCCGGATCAGCGGCACCCACGAGGAGAACCCCTACA GCCTGCTGGAGATTTCCACAGTGGAGCGAGGCGTGGTGAGTCTCTTTGGGGTGAAAAGTGCCCTCTTCGTTGCCATGAACAGTAAAGGAAGATTATACACCACG CCCAGCTTCCAAGAGGAGTGCAAATTCAGAGAGACCCTCCTGCCCAACAATTACAACGCCTATGAGTCAGACCTGTACCGAGGCACCTACATCGCGCTGAGCAAATACGGACGGGTGAAGCGGGGCAGCAAGGTGTCCCCGATCATGACCGTCACTCACTTCCTCCCCAGGATGTAA